From the genome of Glycine max cultivar Williams 82 chromosome 2, Glycine_max_v4.0, whole genome shotgun sequence, one region includes:
- the LOC100791225 gene encoding endonuclease MutS2 isoform X1 yields MLSFAITTHAFPVIAINKWKQRHMQRQMQRVSLSASIHHDSLRVLEWDKLCDLVASFATTSLGRQALKDQLWSLNQTFEESLKLLEETNAAVEMNKHGTLRLHLGHLDAMLVKTAIQHARRSIPVSGYEARAIVALLQCAEIVQGDLKAVIKEDKDWHNRFMPLTEVIMEFVINRSLIKAIEQVVDEDGSIKDSASPALKQARQQVQVIERKVQQLIESIIRNEKSETSTLEVNNIDGRWCVRVDSGQKTSFKGLLLSSGSGVGSTIEPLSAVPLNDELQRARSLVVKAEADVLLALTKKMQLDLDDIEKTLNSLVELDVINARATYGLSFGGSSPHIFLPDRSSSSTAEAFLPRSENLYGPLPSKREWTLYLLKAYHPLLLQRHKEKLRKAKKNVNLATSDAALDNAPPVPVDFLVSQKTRVIVITGPNTGGKTICLKTVGLAAMMAKSGLYVLASESAQIPWFDSVFADIGDEQSLSQSLSTFSGHLKQISNIKSQSTSQSLVLLDEVGAGTNPLEGAALGMALLESFAQDSCLLTMATTHHGELKTLKYSDEAFENACMEFDEVNLKPTYKVLWGVPGRSNAINIAERLGLPSVVVDTARMLYGSASAEIDEVITDMERLKQEYQELLDEARHYLRHSRGLYNSLLNTRRKIIEYSTNLRFKKMRDVSEAAAMARSILHKKVRELDASAKQPSQNNKTISSSNLSATNKSQTVAENKEPTIADKSASSVKVFNRSRSDKSGPPKVGDMVHVSSLGKQVTVLKVDSSKGEIVVQAGNMKLKLKLTDIQRS; encoded by the exons atgctaTCTTTCGCCATAACCACTCATGCTTTCCCCGTTATTGCCATTAACAAATGGAAGCAGAGACATATGCAAAGGCAAATGCAAAGGGTGTCACTTTCAGCTTCCATTCACCATGACAGCTTGAGAGTGCTCGAATGGGACAAGCTTTGCGACTTGGTCGCTTCCTTCGCCACCACTTCCTTGGGCCGTCAAGCCCTCAAG GATCAGCTATGGTCTCTTAATCAAACTTTTGAGGAAAGTCTTAAACTTCTCGAGGAAACCAATGCTGCCGTTGAAATGAACAAGCATGGCACTCTCAGATTGCACTTGGGGCACCTTGATGCTATGCTG GTCAAAACCGCCATTCAACATGCCCGGAGAAGTATACCAGTGAGTGGTTATGAGGCACGGGCCATTGTGGCTCTTCTGCAGTGTGCTGAGATCGTGCAGGGTGATCTCAAGGCTGTAATTAAGGAAGACAAAGATTGGCATAATCGTTTCATGCCTCTTACAGAAGTG ATAATGGAGTTTGTCATCAATAGATCTTTAATTAAAGCGATAGAGCAAGTGGTTGATGAAGATGGCTCTATTAAGGACTCTGCG AGTCCAGCCCTTAAGCAGGCACGGCAACAAGTTCAAGTGATTGAGAGAAAG GTACAACAGTTAATAGAGAGCATAATCAGGAATGAAAAGAGTGAAACATCAACCCTT GAAGTGAATAACATTGATGGCAGGTGGTGTGTAAGAGTAGATTCTGGACAGAAGACCAGTTTTAAGGGTCTATTGTTGTCCAG TGGATCCGGAGTTGGAAGTACTATAGAGCCACTTTCTGCTGTTCCTTTAAATGATGAGTTGCAGCGAGCAAGAAGTTTGGTGGTAAAGGCTGAAGCAGATGTGCTTTTGGCATTAACCAAAAAG ATGCAGCTGGACCTTGATGATATTGAGAAGACATTGAACAGTTTGGTTGAACTAGATGTG ATCAATGCTCGTGCTACTTATGGTCTGTCATTTGGAGGGTCAAGTCCTCATATATTTCTGCCAGATAGGAGTAGCTCTTCTACTGCAGAAGCATTCTTACCAAGGAGCGAAAATCTCTATGGACCATTACCCAGCAAAAGGGAATGGACGCTATATCTTCTAAAAGCTTATCATCCTTTATTGCTCCAGAGACATAAGGAGAAATTGCGGAAGGCCAAAAAGAATGTCAATCTTGCTACTTCA GATGCTGCACTGGACAATGCTCCGCCAGTACCTGTTGATTTTTTGGTATCTCAGAAAACTCGTGTTATAGTTATAACTGGCCCTAATACTGGTGGTAAAACCATATGTTTGAAGACCGTAGGATTGGCTGCTATGATGGCAAAATCAG GTCTCTATGTTCTTGCTTCTGAATCTGCGCAAATTCCTTGGTTTGATTCTGTTTTTGCTGACATTGGTGATGAGCAGTCCTTATCACAATCTTTGTCTACGTTCTCTGGCCACTTGAAGCAGATAAGT AATATTAAATCACAGTCAACAAGCCAGTCGCTAGTGCTACTAGATGAG GTTGGTGCAGGAACAAACCCCCTTGAAGGAGCAGCACTAGGAATGGCATTATTGGAATCTTTTGCACAAGACagttgtttgttgactatggcTACAACTCATCATGGTGAATTGAAAACACTAAAATACAG TGATGAGGCCTTTGAAAATGCATGTATGGAGTTTGATGAAGTGAATTTGAAGCCAACATACAAGGTTCTTTGGGGTGTACCAG GCCGCTCAAATGCAATAAATATAGCCGAGAGGTTGGGACTACCATCTGTTGTTGTAGATACTGCTCGTATGTTATATGGTTCTGCTAGTGCAGAGATAGATGAG GTTATAACTGATATGGAAAGGTTAAAACAAGAATACCAAGAACTATTGGATGAAGCACGTCATTATCTGAG GCACTCCAGAGGACTTTACAATAGTCTATTGAACACCAGAAGGAAGATCATAGAATATAGTACTAATCTAAGATTTAAGAAGATGAGAGATGTGTCCGAGGCTGCAGCGATGGCAAGATCCATCCTTCACAAGAAAGTGAGGGAATTGGATGCATCAGCTAAGCAACCTTCACAGAATAATAAAACCATTAGCAGCTCTAATTTATCAGCAACCAACAAAAGCCAAACTGTTGCAGAGAACAAAGAACCCACTATTGCTGATAAAAGTGCATCTTCTGTTAAAGTTTTTAATCGATCAAGATCAG ATAAATCTGGGCCTCCCAAGGTTGGTGATATGGTACATGTCTCTTCCCTCGGGAAACAGGTGACTGTTTTAAAAGTGGATTCATCCAAAGGAGAAATTGTAGTTCAAGCTGGAAACATGAAGTTGAAGCTGAAACTAACTGACATTCAAAGATCATAG
- the LOC100780930 gene encoding uncharacterized protein: protein MPKFSRFLAVVAIAVAALCVILPVAAAVDLEDPGVLQLPSESLCGKTMPLSCPAKCFRADPVCGADGVTYWCGCAEAACAGVEVAKFGFCEVGNGGSAPIPGQALLLVHIVWLIVLGFSVLFGLF, encoded by the coding sequence ATGCCAAAATTCTCACGATTCCTCGCCGTCGTCGCGATCGCTGTCGCCGCGCTCTGCGTGATCCTCCCCGTCGCGGCGGCGGTGGATCTCGAGGACCCCGGCGTGCTGCAGCTGCCGTCGGAGAGCTTGTGCGGCAAAACGATGCCGTTATCGTGCCCGGCGAAATGCTTCCGAGCCGACCCCGTTTGCGGCGCGGACGGCGTGACGTACTGGTGCGGCTGCGCGGAAGCGGCGTGCGCCGGCGTCGAGGTTGCGAAATTCGGGTTCTGTGAAGTGGGGAACGGTGGATCGGCGCCGATTCCTGGGCAAGCTCTGCTTTTGGTGCACATTGTTTGGCTCATTGTGTTGGGGTTCTCCGTGTTGTTCGgtcttttttag
- the LOC100780390 gene encoding UNC93-like protein 1: MVSNGDEESGTQVQLPETTTKNSPSPFFRYNSPLVQVILIGVICFCCPGMFNALSGMGGGGQVDHTASNNSLTALYTTFAIFGILGGGIYNILGPHLTLLAGCSSYVLYTSSFLYYNHHHHQAFVILAGALLGVGAGLLWAAQGAIMTSYPPTNRKGTYISIFWSIFNMGGVIGGLIPFILNYHRSEAASVNDGTYIGFMCFMSLGTLLSLAILPACKVVRDDGSRCTNMFYTDVSTECVEVLKLFSNWKVLLMVPAAWSSNCFYPYQFNDVNGALFNLRTRGLNSVFYWGAQMLGSVGIGYIMDFSFKRRRVRGMVGVIVVGVLGTVIWGGGLVNQLRYSSNDLPEKLDFEQSGSHFAGPFVLYFSFGLLDAMFQSLVYWVIGALADDSQILSRYSGFFKGIQSAGAAVAWQVDEHKVSFMSQLIVNWVLTTISYPLLFVLVMLAVKDQ, from the exons ATGGTTTCCAATGGAGATGAAGAATCAGGCACACAAGTCCAACTACCTGAAACCACAACAAAAAATTCACCTTCACCCTTTTTCAGGTACAACTCACCACTAGTTCAAGTGATTCTCATTGGTGTGATCTGCTTTTGTTGCCCCGGCATGTTCAACGCCCTCTCAGGAATGGGTGGTGGAGGCCAAGTGGACCACACTGCCTCCAACAACTCCCTCACTGCCCTCTACACCACCTTCGCCATATTCGGCATCCTCGGCGGCGGCATCTACAACATCCTCGGACCCCACCTCACCCTTCTCGCAGGTTGTTCCTCCTATGTCCTCTACACATCCTCCTTCCTCTACTacaatcaccaccaccaccaagccTTCGTCATTCTCGCCGGCGCTCTCCTCGGCGTAGGAGCAGGCCTCTTGTGGGCTGCACAAGGTGCAATAATGACATCTTACCCTCCAACCAATAGAAAAG GCACTTACATATCTATTTTTTGGAGTATCTTCAACATGGGTGGAGTCATTGGTGGTTTGATTCCTTTCATCTTGAACTACCATCGTAGTGAGGCTGCTTCAGTCAACGATGGAACCTACATAGGCTTCATGTGCTTCATGTCACTGGGGACCCTTTTGTCATTAGCCATCTTGCCTGCATGCAAGGTTGTTCGTGATGATGGTAGCAGGTGCACCAACATGTTTTACACCGATGTTTCCACCGAGTGTGTGGAGGTTCTCAAGTTGTTTTCCAATTGGAAGGTGCTTCTTATGGTTCCAGCAGCTTGGTCCAGCAATTGTTTTTACCCTTACCAGTTCAATGATGTGAATGGGGCTCTGTTCAATTTGAGGACTAGAGGGTTGAACAGTGTGTTCTACTGGGGGGCTCAGATGCTAGGCTCGGTTGGGATTGGTTATATTATGGATTTTAGTTTTAAGAGGAGAAGAGTTAGGGGAATGGTTGGGGTTATAGTGGTTGGTGTTCTTGGGACTGTGATTTGGGGGGGTGGACTTGTTAATCAGCTTAGGTATTCTTCCAATGATTTGCCTGAAAAATTGGATTTTGAGCAGTCAGGGTCTCACTTTGCTGGGCCTTTTGTCTTGTACTTTAGTTTTGGGTTGCTAGATGCCATGTTCCAAAGCTTGGTCTATTGGGTTATTGGAGCCCTGGCTGATGATTCTCAGATTCTTAGCAG GTACAGTGGGTTCTTTAAAGGAATACAAAGTGCTGGTGCTGCGGTTGCTTGGCAAGTAGATGAACACAAGGTGTCTTTCATGTCCCAATTGATTGTGAATTGGGTGCTCACAACAATAAGCTATCCATTACTGTTTGTTTTGGTCATGTTGGCTGTGAAAGATCAATGA
- the LOC100791225 gene encoding endonuclease MutS2 isoform X2: MLSFAITTHAFPVIAINKWKQRHMQRQMQRVSLSASIHHDSLRVLEWDKLCDLVASFATTSLGRQALKDQLWSLNQTFEESLKLLEETNAAVEMNKHGTLRLHLGHLDAMLVKTAIQHARRSIPVSGYEARAIVALLQCAEIVQGDLKAVIKEDKDWHNRFMPLTEVIMEFVINRSLIKAIEQVVDEDGSIKDSASPALKQARQQVQVIERKVQQLIESIIRNEKSETSTLEVNNIDGRWCVRVDSGQKTSFKGLLLSSGSGVGSTIEPLSAVPLNDELQRARSLVVKAEADVLLALTKKMQLDLDDIEKTLNSLVELDVINARATYGLSFGGSSPHIFLPDRSSSSTAEAFLPRSENLYGPLPSKREWTLYLLKAYHPLLLQRHKEKLRKAKKNVNLATSDAALDNAPPVPVDFLVSQKTRVIVITGPNTGGKTICLKTVGLAAMMAKSGLYVLASESAQIPWFDSVFADIGDEQSLSQSLSTFSGHLKQISNIKSQSTSQSLVLLDEVGAGTNPLEGAALGMALLESFAQDSCLLTMATTHHGELKTLKYSDEAFENACMEFDEVNLKPTYKVLWGVPGRSNAINIAERLGLPSVVVDTARMLYGSASAEIDEVITDMERLKQEYQELLDEARHYLR, translated from the exons atgctaTCTTTCGCCATAACCACTCATGCTTTCCCCGTTATTGCCATTAACAAATGGAAGCAGAGACATATGCAAAGGCAAATGCAAAGGGTGTCACTTTCAGCTTCCATTCACCATGACAGCTTGAGAGTGCTCGAATGGGACAAGCTTTGCGACTTGGTCGCTTCCTTCGCCACCACTTCCTTGGGCCGTCAAGCCCTCAAG GATCAGCTATGGTCTCTTAATCAAACTTTTGAGGAAAGTCTTAAACTTCTCGAGGAAACCAATGCTGCCGTTGAAATGAACAAGCATGGCACTCTCAGATTGCACTTGGGGCACCTTGATGCTATGCTG GTCAAAACCGCCATTCAACATGCCCGGAGAAGTATACCAGTGAGTGGTTATGAGGCACGGGCCATTGTGGCTCTTCTGCAGTGTGCTGAGATCGTGCAGGGTGATCTCAAGGCTGTAATTAAGGAAGACAAAGATTGGCATAATCGTTTCATGCCTCTTACAGAAGTG ATAATGGAGTTTGTCATCAATAGATCTTTAATTAAAGCGATAGAGCAAGTGGTTGATGAAGATGGCTCTATTAAGGACTCTGCG AGTCCAGCCCTTAAGCAGGCACGGCAACAAGTTCAAGTGATTGAGAGAAAG GTACAACAGTTAATAGAGAGCATAATCAGGAATGAAAAGAGTGAAACATCAACCCTT GAAGTGAATAACATTGATGGCAGGTGGTGTGTAAGAGTAGATTCTGGACAGAAGACCAGTTTTAAGGGTCTATTGTTGTCCAG TGGATCCGGAGTTGGAAGTACTATAGAGCCACTTTCTGCTGTTCCTTTAAATGATGAGTTGCAGCGAGCAAGAAGTTTGGTGGTAAAGGCTGAAGCAGATGTGCTTTTGGCATTAACCAAAAAG ATGCAGCTGGACCTTGATGATATTGAGAAGACATTGAACAGTTTGGTTGAACTAGATGTG ATCAATGCTCGTGCTACTTATGGTCTGTCATTTGGAGGGTCAAGTCCTCATATATTTCTGCCAGATAGGAGTAGCTCTTCTACTGCAGAAGCATTCTTACCAAGGAGCGAAAATCTCTATGGACCATTACCCAGCAAAAGGGAATGGACGCTATATCTTCTAAAAGCTTATCATCCTTTATTGCTCCAGAGACATAAGGAGAAATTGCGGAAGGCCAAAAAGAATGTCAATCTTGCTACTTCA GATGCTGCACTGGACAATGCTCCGCCAGTACCTGTTGATTTTTTGGTATCTCAGAAAACTCGTGTTATAGTTATAACTGGCCCTAATACTGGTGGTAAAACCATATGTTTGAAGACCGTAGGATTGGCTGCTATGATGGCAAAATCAG GTCTCTATGTTCTTGCTTCTGAATCTGCGCAAATTCCTTGGTTTGATTCTGTTTTTGCTGACATTGGTGATGAGCAGTCCTTATCACAATCTTTGTCTACGTTCTCTGGCCACTTGAAGCAGATAAGT AATATTAAATCACAGTCAACAAGCCAGTCGCTAGTGCTACTAGATGAG GTTGGTGCAGGAACAAACCCCCTTGAAGGAGCAGCACTAGGAATGGCATTATTGGAATCTTTTGCACAAGACagttgtttgttgactatggcTACAACTCATCATGGTGAATTGAAAACACTAAAATACAG TGATGAGGCCTTTGAAAATGCATGTATGGAGTTTGATGAAGTGAATTTGAAGCCAACATACAAGGTTCTTTGGGGTGTACCAG GCCGCTCAAATGCAATAAATATAGCCGAGAGGTTGGGACTACCATCTGTTGTTGTAGATACTGCTCGTATGTTATATGGTTCTGCTAGTGCAGAGATAGATGAG GTTATAACTGATATGGAAAGGTTAAAACAAGAATACCAAGAACTATTGGATGAAGCACGTCATTATCTGAG ATAA